A single window of Zea mays cultivar B73 chromosome 10, Zm-B73-REFERENCE-NAM-5.0, whole genome shotgun sequence DNA harbors:
- the LOC100191886 gene encoding uncharacterized protein LOC100191886 — protein sequence MVAVFNKDVLSWYLITIKLREAVDAKLQRSTPPPRDLPLRLTNGDASPPLQRQPATARSRAQSPAHSPKPQDSEWVVAIRGKLAQARSEAAALPWARLSVYRVPKCLRDGDERAYTPQAVSIGPLHRGRRRLREMDRHKWRALHQVLKRTGHDVTAYLGAAQALEDRARACYEGRAAGMGSNDLAECLVLDGTFVLELFRGALDGGKGFVDDLGYSRHDPVFAMRGAMHAVRNDMILLENQLPLFVLDLLLGIQLGNPEQTGAVAALAVRFFDPLMPTDAPLRREDRSRLESSVGAEATAAFDPLRGPMLHCLDVFRRSLLRASVQPTPPPPPPVRLWPRKWSVPRRVADKRRQQFVHCVSELREAGIRCRRHNTDRFWDIKFDKGVLHIPRILVHDGSKLLFLNLIAFEQCHMDIATPGGNNITSYAIFMDNLINSAEDVKYLHDRGIIEHWLGSDAEVADLFNRLCQEVVFDINDSYLSGLSDQVNRYYDHKWSTWVASLQHTYFSNPWAIVSVVAAVFLLLLTMTQTFYSAYSYYRPPH from the coding sequence ATGGTCGCCGTCTTCAACAAGGACGTGCTGAGCTGGTACCTCATCACGATCAAGCTCAGGGAGGCCGTCGACGCCAAACTCCAGAGGTCAACCCCGCCTCCGCGGGACCTGCCGCTGCGGCTCACGAACGGTGACGCGTCGCCGCCGCTCCAGCGCCAGCCGGCCACGGCCAGGTCGCGGGCGCAGTCCCCGGCGCACAGCCCCAAGCCGCAGGACTCGGAATGGGTGGTCGCCATCCGCGGGAAGCTGGCGCAGGCGCGGTCCGAGGCGGCGGCCCTGCCCTGGGCGCGCCTGTCCGTGTACCGCGTGCCCAAGTGCCTCCGCGACGGCGACGAGCGCGCCTACACGCCGCAGGCGGTGTCCATCGGCCCGCTCCACCGCGGCCGGCGCCGCCTGCGGGAGATGGACCGCCACAAGTGGCGCGCGCTGCACCAGGTGCTCAAGCGCACGGGCCACGACGTCACCGCCTACCTCGGCGCGGCGCAGGCTCTGGAGGACCGCGCGCGCGCCTGCTACGAGGGCCGCGCCGCCGGGATGGGCAGCAACGACCTCGCCGAGTGCCTCGTGCTGGACGGCACCTTCGTCCTGGAGCTGTTCCGCGGCGCGCTGGACGGCGGCAAGGGCTTCGTCGACGACCTGGGGTACTCGCGCCACGACCCCGTCTTCGCCATGCGCGGCGCGATGCACGCCGTGCGCAACGACATGATCCTGCTCGAGAACCAGCTGCCGCTCTTCGTGCTGGACCTCCTGCTCGGCATCCAGCTCGGGAACCCGGAGCAGACCGGCGCCGTCGCGGCCCTCGCCGTGCGCTTCTTCGATCCGCTCATGCCCACCGACGCGCCGCTGCGCCGCGAGGACCGGTCCAGGCTGGAGTCGTCCGTCGGCGCCGAGGCCACGGCGGCGTTCGACCCGCTGCGGGGCCCGATGCTCCACTGCCTCGACGTGTTCCGCCGGAGCCTCCTGCGCGCCAGCGTGCAgcccacgccgccgccgccgccgccggtgcgGCTGTGGCCCAGGAAGTGGTCCGTGCCGCGGCGCGTGGCTGACAAGCGGCGGCAGCAGTTCGTGCACTGCGTGTCGGAGCTCCGGGAGGCGGGCATCAGGTGCCGGCGCCACAACACGGACCGCTTCTGGGACATCAAGTTCGACAAGGGCGTGCTCCACATCCCGCGGATCCTCGTCCACGACGGCTCCAAGCTGCTCTTCCTCAACCTCATCGCCTTCGAGCAGTGCCACATGGACATCGCCACCCCGGGCGGCAACAACATCACCTCCTACGCCATCTTCATGGACAACCTCATCAACTCGGCGGAGGACGTCAAGTACCTGCACGACCGCGGCATCATAGAGCACTGGCTCGGCAGCGACGCAGAGGTGGCCGATCTCTTCAACCGCCTCTGCCAGGAGGTCGTGTTCGACATCAACGACAGCTACCTCTCCGGCCTGTCGGACCAGGTCAACAGGTACTACGACCACAAGTGGAGCACGTGGGTGGCCAGCCTGCAGCATACCTACTTCAGCAACCCATGGGCGATCGTCTCCGTCGTCGCTGCTGTCTTCCTGCTGCTGCTCACCATGACGCAAACCTTCTACAGCGCCTACAGCTACTACCGCCCACCCCATTAA